Proteins found in one Borreliella valaisiana VS116 genomic segment:
- a CDS encoding nicotinate phosphoribosyltransferase → MKNLSLFTDFYEISMMNAYFTKGINPKAKFEVFFRKTPFKNGYIVLAGIHTLINELKNIRFNENELTYLKSLNILDEQFLNFLREFKLNIKISSIEEGRLVFPYIPVVVIEGHLIELLLIEGLVLNIINFESLIATKTARIKESGAKILAELGLRRAQGINGALSASKAAYIGGADFTSNMLAGYKYNIPVTGTMAHSWVMSFENEEQAFREYAKTYPNKVSLLIDTYDTLNSGLKNAIKIFRELKEEGKNNFSIRIDSGDLEYLSKAARKELNQNGLNHVKIIASNELDENIIMYLNSINAPIDIWGVGTNLVTAKGDPNLSGVYKMISIEKNGKFIPKIKISNNTEKSTLPAQKEVARIYLNGQMLFDFIFLKEEKDKIKEHLNSRKELTIFHPIQDNVFKIIKQYDDFEFLIHTVLENGKLYKGYEHSLNNIRNKNKLDLSRLEHTYRRIINPHIYKVSISINLRKLKNKLIKDNKSN, encoded by the coding sequence ATGAAAAATCTATCACTATTTACAGATTTTTATGAAATTTCAATGATGAATGCCTATTTTACAAAAGGTATTAATCCTAAAGCAAAATTTGAAGTATTCTTTAGAAAAACACCCTTTAAAAATGGCTATATTGTTTTAGCTGGAATACATACATTAATTAATGAGTTGAAAAATATTCGTTTCAATGAAAATGAACTTACATATTTAAAAAGTTTAAACATATTGGATGAGCAATTTTTAAACTTTCTCAGAGAATTCAAACTAAACATAAAAATAAGCTCAATAGAAGAAGGTCGCCTGGTTTTCCCCTATATACCAGTAGTTGTTATTGAAGGACATCTAATAGAATTGTTATTAATAGAAGGGCTGGTGTTAAATATAATAAACTTTGAAAGTCTAATAGCAACAAAGACTGCCAGAATAAAAGAATCTGGTGCAAAAATTCTAGCAGAACTTGGTCTAAGAAGAGCACAAGGAATAAATGGAGCACTCTCTGCCAGCAAAGCTGCCTACATAGGGGGAGCAGACTTTACAAGCAATATGCTTGCTGGATATAAATACAATATACCAGTCACAGGAACAATGGCTCATAGCTGGGTAATGAGTTTTGAAAACGAAGAACAAGCATTCAGAGAATATGCAAAAACATATCCAAACAAAGTAAGCTTGCTAATTGATACTTACGACACGCTTAACAGTGGATTAAAAAATGCCATTAAAATATTTAGGGAACTAAAAGAAGAGGGAAAAAATAATTTTTCAATAAGAATTGACAGTGGGGATCTTGAATATCTAAGTAAAGCCGCAAGAAAAGAATTAAACCAAAATGGATTAAATCACGTAAAAATTATTGCGTCTAATGAGCTTGACGAAAATATTATTATGTACTTAAATTCAATAAATGCCCCAATTGATATTTGGGGTGTTGGAACAAATCTAGTTACAGCAAAAGGAGATCCAAATCTTTCAGGGGTATATAAAATGATCTCTATAGAAAAAAATGGGAAATTTATACCAAAAATAAAAATATCAAATAACACAGAAAAATCAACATTACCTGCCCAAAAAGAAGTCGCAAGAATCTATTTAAATGGTCAAATGCTCTTTGATTTCATATTTTTAAAAGAAGAAAAAGATAAAATCAAAGAGCACCTAAATTCAAGAAAAGAATTAACCATTTTTCATCCAATACAAGATAACGTTTTCAAAATCATAAAACAATATGACGATTTTGAATTTTTGATTCACACTGTCTTGGAAAATGGTAAGCTTTACAAAGGTTACGAACATAGTTTAAACAATATTAGAAATAAAAACAAACTTGATTTAAGCAGACTTGAACATACGTACAGAAGAATAATCAATCCCCATATATATAAAGTGAGCATCAGTATAAACTTAAGAAAGTTAAAAAACAAGCTAATAAAAGATAATAAAAGCAATTAA
- the zwf gene encoding glucose-6-phosphate dehydrogenase yields MKEKSVSNFDIVIFGVTGNLSRKKLIPSLFNLFKNKCISNFRVIGFSRKIFTDKEFRLYIKDSLWQEETDSLIEIFLNFFIYVFGDFNEKEPYKKLFKFLDKNRETIYYLSTSPIFYGPIINHLKKYSLSERLTLSKIVLEKPFGSSLETARKLNSLLYSAFREDQIYRIDHYLGKETVQNIFTFRFGNSIFENIWNNRYVDFVQITVAEELGLDGRAEYYDSVGALKDMVQNHILQLLSLVAMESPIKFDSEFIHDEKVKVLKSLRKISKEDIKNCIVKGQYIGSQIQGVFKKGYKDETESLGNSSTETYLAMKVFINNWRWSGVPFYLRTGKGLARKFSEIYIQFKKPSFTLFNNSSVDFSNALIFRIQPRDGIEIKFNTKKPGYNYEIQTANMEFSYHGTFKRLFDEAYERLLLDAFLGDGTLYATSDEIESSWEFVSDIANKWADIEICDYFYGSEGPKEIDSILEKDHFWRKI; encoded by the coding sequence ATGAAAGAAAAAAGTGTTTCTAATTTCGATATTGTAATTTTTGGAGTTACCGGGAATTTGTCTAGAAAAAAACTTATTCCGTCACTTTTTAATTTGTTTAAAAATAAATGCATTAGCAATTTCAGGGTTATTGGTTTTTCTCGTAAAATTTTTACAGATAAAGAATTTAGATTATATATTAAAGATTCTTTATGGCAGGAAGAGACTGATTCTTTGATTGAAATTTTTTTAAATTTCTTTATTTATGTATTTGGTGATTTTAATGAAAAAGAGCCTTATAAAAAATTATTTAAATTTTTAGATAAAAACCGAGAAACAATATATTATCTTTCAACGTCTCCCATATTTTATGGACCAATAATTAACCATTTGAAGAAGTATTCTTTAAGTGAAAGATTAACTTTGTCAAAAATAGTTCTTGAGAAGCCTTTTGGGTCTAGTCTTGAGACAGCAAGAAAATTAAATAGTTTGCTCTATTCTGCTTTTAGAGAAGATCAAATTTATAGAATAGATCACTATTTAGGTAAAGAAACAGTTCAAAATATTTTTACATTTAGATTTGGCAATTCCATTTTTGAAAATATTTGGAATAATCGTTATGTAGATTTTGTTCAGATTACAGTAGCAGAAGAATTGGGTCTTGATGGGAGAGCTGAGTATTACGATTCTGTTGGAGCTTTAAAGGATATGGTTCAAAATCATATTTTACAATTGTTAAGTCTTGTTGCAATGGAATCTCCTATTAAATTTGATTCTGAGTTTATTCATGATGAGAAGGTAAAAGTTTTAAAAAGTTTAAGGAAAATTAGCAAAGAGGATATTAAGAACTGCATTGTTAAGGGGCAATATATAGGTTCACAAATTCAAGGGGTTTTTAAAAAAGGCTATAAAGATGAAACAGAATCTTTGGGAAATTCAAGCACTGAAACTTATTTAGCCATGAAAGTGTTTATTAATAATTGGCGCTGGTCTGGTGTTCCTTTTTATCTTAGAACTGGCAAAGGGCTTGCTAGGAAATTTTCAGAAATATATATTCAATTTAAAAAACCAAGCTTTACTCTTTTTAACAATAGTTCTGTTGATTTTTCCAATGCTTTAATATTTAGGATTCAGCCAAGAGATGGAATTGAAATTAAATTCAATACCAAAAAACCTGGATATAATTATGAAATTCAAACTGCTAATATGGAGTTTTCATATCATGGGACATTTAAAAGATTATTTGATGAGGCTTATGAGCGTTTATTGTTAGATGCTTTTTTAGGGGATGGCACTTTGTATGCTACAAGTGATGAGATTGAAAGTTCTTGGGAATTTGTTTCAGATATTGCAAATAAATGGGCAGATATTGAAATTTGTGATTATTTTTATGGGTCTGAAGGACCAAAAGAGATAGATTCTATTTTAGAAAAAGATCATTTTTGGCGTAAAATTTAA